The following proteins are co-located in the Peromyscus maniculatus bairdii isolate BWxNUB_F1_BW_parent chromosome 23, HU_Pman_BW_mat_3.1, whole genome shotgun sequence genome:
- the Lhfpl7 gene encoding LHFPL tetraspan subfamily member 7 protein, which yields MEVGVWAALGLSLTGMSGLSLVSPAWFQSSSFSYGVFVYCSWPQGDRWNQSCVTFGSPKDMPGLAWKVSAAMLLGGWVLLAFSALLLLAWALAPRRLYPGRGPGPTPMVQAAAAASTLVGLLVFPATLASPLAKEVCEGSRTYYGRTCQLSWGYATAMFNTVLTSLLVVIRWPRVTAIQRTATPSSSDTRGITLVSE from the exons ATGGAGGTCGGCGTGTGGGCTGCCCTAGGACTCTCCCTCACAGGCATGTCTGGCCTCAGCCTGGTCTCCCCTGCCTGGTTCCAGAGCTCTTCCTTCTCCTATGGTGTCTTTGTGTACTGCTCCTGGCCACAGGGTGACCGCTGGAACCAGAGCTGTGTGACCTTTGGGTCCCCGAAGGACATGCCTGGCTTGGCCTGGAAG GTCTCGGCTGCAATGCTCCTGGGAGGCTGGGTCCTGCTGGCCTTTAGCGCTCTTCTCCTTCTGGCCTGGGCACTGGCCCCGAGAAGGTTGTATCCTGGGAGGGGCCCTGGTCCAACACCCATGGTGCAGGCAGCAGCAG CGGCCTCCACCCTTGTAGGTCTACTGGTTTTTCCAGCCACTCTGGCTTCCCCATTAGCCAAAGAAGTCTGTGAAGGCTCCCGCACATACTACGGCAGAACATGCCAGCTGAGCTGGGGCTACGCCACGGCCATGTTCAACACGGTCCTCACCAGCCTGCTTGTTGTCATCAGATGGCCTCGAGTGACCGCGATCCAGAGGACAGCCACCCCCTCCTCTAGTGACACTCGGGGAATCACTCTCGTGTCAGAATAA